A stretch of Ligilactobacillus faecis DNA encodes these proteins:
- a CDS encoding YebC/PmpR family DNA-binding transcriptional regulator, translating to MSGHSKWHNIQGRKNAQDAKRGKIFQKISRDLYMAAKSGGPDPDANPQLRLVMEKARAANMPKDNIKRALDKATGANGANYEEITYEGYGPAGVAILVHALTDNRNRTASAVRTDFNRNGGNLGETGSVSFMFDRKGYIAIVREGLDVDEDQMFEDVIEAGAEDLQTSEEVFEIYTEPKIFEDVRDALQAKYDLDSAEITMVPQNTVPVPEDKVEQLQRLIDRLEDEDDVSEVFTSAEFPDED from the coding sequence ATGTCAGGACATTCAAAATGGCATAACATCCAAGGGCGTAAAAATGCCCAAGATGCAAAACGTGGAAAAATTTTCCAAAAAATCTCACGAGACCTATATATGGCTGCAAAGAGTGGCGGTCCTGACCCAGACGCCAACCCACAATTGCGCCTTGTAATGGAAAAAGCTCGTGCTGCTAATATGCCAAAAGACAACATCAAACGTGCTCTTGATAAGGCTACTGGTGCAAATGGTGCTAACTATGAAGAAATCACCTATGAAGGTTATGGTCCTGCAGGGGTAGCGATCTTAGTGCATGCTTTGACAGATAACCGTAACCGAACAGCGTCAGCCGTACGTACAGATTTCAACCGAAATGGTGGGAACTTAGGTGAGACAGGCTCAGTTAGTTTTATGTTCGATCGCAAAGGTTACATTGCGATCGTACGTGAAGGTCTAGATGTTGATGAAGATCAAATGTTTGAAGATGTGATCGAAGCTGGTGCTGAAGATCTCCAAACTTCAGAAGAAGTTTTTGAAATCTATACAGAGCCAAAGATCTTTGAAGATGTAAGAGATGCATTGCAAGCTAAATATGATCTTGATTCAGCTGAGATCACAATGGTACCACAAAATACAGTACCAGTGCCAGAAGATAAAGTTGAACAACTTCAACGTTTGATCGATCGTTTAGAAGATGAAGATGATGTTTCTGAAGTCTTTACATCTGCTGAATTTCCCGATGAAGATTAA
- a CDS encoding class I SAM-dependent methyltransferase gives MALENIEKEFQVMNETITLLQADLSCSALDALIESFDNLLAGGKIQIEDGLPTEKTVAKLKELYQKIDLSKLSSEEKRALFQLTLLQAYKKEKIQANHQMTPDTIGFIIAYLIEKLVKDQKNKSLLDLTVGTGNLLLAVTSTLAKSGFENLKVYGIDNDDTMLSLASIATQLVGEDVTLYHQDALAPLEVPKVDIVIGDLPIGYYPLDERVKSFKSAFDEGHSYVHHLLIEQALLNLNDGGWGIFTVPSQLFDVPEAKKLLGVIQAEGYLQGFLNLPEKLFINKKSQKALLLIQKKGSKSKQAKPILLGEFPLLKNRPEFLKFMGEIEAWQQANFK, from the coding sequence ATGGCTTTAGAAAATATTGAAAAAGAATTTCAAGTGATGAATGAAACGATCACTTTGTTACAAGCTGATCTTTCCTGTTCAGCATTAGATGCGTTGATCGAATCTTTCGATAATCTTTTAGCAGGAGGGAAGATCCAGATCGAAGATGGACTTCCGACCGAGAAAACGGTAGCTAAGTTAAAAGAACTTTACCAAAAGATCGATTTAAGTAAGCTTTCAAGTGAAGAAAAAAGAGCATTGTTCCAATTAACGCTCTTACAAGCATATAAGAAAGAAAAAATTCAAGCAAATCATCAAATGACCCCTGATACGATCGGTTTTATTATTGCTTATTTGATCGAAAAATTAGTTAAAGATCAAAAAAACAAAAGTTTATTAGATCTTACTGTTGGTACAGGTAATTTGCTTTTAGCTGTGACGAGTACGTTGGCTAAAAGTGGTTTTGAAAATTTGAAAGTTTATGGGATCGATAATGATGATACGATGTTATCTTTGGCTAGTATTGCTACCCAATTAGTGGGTGAAGATGTTACTTTATATCATCAAGATGCGTTAGCACCCTTAGAGGTCCCTAAAGTAGATATCGTGATCGGGGATCTACCGATCGGCTATTATCCATTAGATGAGCGGGTCAAAAGTTTCAAATCGGCTTTTGATGAAGGGCATTCATACGTGCACCATCTATTGATCGAGCAAGCTTTGTTGAATTTAAATGATGGTGGTTGGGGGATCTTTACAGTTCCAAGCCAATTATTTGATGTACCTGAAGCTAAAAAGCTACTAGGTGTCATTCAAGCTGAAGGATATCTTCAAGGCTTTCTAAACTTACCTGAAAAATTGTTTATCAATAAAAAATCGCAGAAAGCTCTTTTGTTGATCCAAAAGAAAGGTTCAAAGTCTAAGCAAGCTAAACCGATCTTATTAGGTGAGTTTCCGTTGTTGAAAAATCGACCTGAATTTTTGAAATTTATGGGTGAGATCGAAGCTTGGCAACAAGCGAATTTTAAATAG
- a CDS encoding ComGF family competence protein has product MSEAVVALFICALGFYWLLDLSNVLHQERHADERDDRFEWERLVSYLNSEKARFVIDRVGEHDFIYSELSQKHYELHQKDERLIMSTVEGGGYMPLLYGVTAFSYQIDKNTLILHVKIHQVHYETKIFLKRNLSS; this is encoded by the coding sequence TTGAGTGAAGCAGTTGTGGCGCTATTCATATGTGCGTTAGGTTTTTATTGGTTGCTAGATCTAAGTAACGTTTTACACCAAGAAAGACATGCTGATGAGAGAGACGATCGTTTTGAGTGGGAACGGTTAGTCAGTTATTTGAACTCAGAGAAAGCTCGTTTTGTGATCGATCGGGTAGGAGAACATGATTTTATATATAGTGAATTGAGTCAAAAACATTATGAATTGCACCAAAAAGATGAACGACTTATTATGAGTACGGTCGAAGGTGGCGGTTATATGCCATTGTTGTATGGAGTGACAGCTTTTTCTTATCAGATCGACAAAAATACGCTGATATTACACGTTAAGATCCATCAAGTTCATTATGAAACAAAGATTTTTTTAAAACGAAATCTATCGAGCTGA
- a CDS encoding prepilin-type N-terminal cleavage/methylation domain-containing protein: MEKKKVEAFTLLEMSVVLFIISLLILIIIPNITKQRTNAENVNTQALQAELNTQAQLYADEKDVALNSIAPEQLEKEGYLTARQVKEVEKHHLKIGKQE, translated from the coding sequence ATGGAGAAGAAAAAGGTTGAAGCATTTACTTTATTAGAGATGTCAGTTGTCTTATTCATTATTAGTTTGTTGATCTTGATCATCATCCCCAACATTACTAAACAGCGGACAAATGCTGAAAATGTCAATACACAAGCATTGCAAGCAGAGTTAAATACGCAAGCGCAGTTGTATGCTGATGAAAAAGATGTGGCTTTGAATAGCATTGCTCCTGAGCAACTTGAAAAAGAGGGCTATTTGACGGCACGACAAGTAAAAGAAGTTGAAAAGCACCATTTGAAGATCGGAAAGCAGGAATAG
- the ccpA gene encoding catabolite control protein A: MEKQTITIYDVAREANVSMATVSRVVNGNPNVKPATRKKVLEVIDRLDYRPNAVARGLASKKTTTVGVIIPDVTNVYFSSLARGIDDVASMYKYNIILANSDGNAQKEAQVLNTLLAKQVDGIIFMGNNLTDELRAQFARAKTPIVLAGSVDAKEEVESVHVDYVAAVEEAVSDLLNHGNKRVAFISGPLQDPINGEFRLKGYKQALAKHGIEYDPELIFETDYSYRSGEVLWPALASAKATAAYVGDDELACGVLNGAQDAGVSVPQEFEIVTSNNSKLTEIVRPQLSSITQPLYDIGAVSMRFLTKMMNKEDMSEDKKTIELPYGYIKRASTK; encoded by the coding sequence ATGGAAAAACAAACGATAACGATTTATGATGTGGCACGTGAAGCAAATGTTTCCATGGCGACTGTGTCTCGGGTCGTTAACGGAAATCCTAACGTTAAACCAGCAACACGTAAGAAAGTTTTAGAAGTGATCGATCGTTTGGATTACCGTCCAAACGCAGTTGCTCGTGGTTTAGCAAGCAAAAAGACAACGACCGTTGGGGTCATCATTCCAGACGTGACAAATGTTTACTTTTCTTCATTGGCACGCGGGATCGATGATGTTGCATCAATGTATAAATATAATATTATCTTGGCCAATTCTGATGGTAACGCGCAAAAAGAAGCTCAAGTATTGAATACTTTGTTGGCGAAACAAGTTGATGGGATCATTTTTATGGGCAATAACTTGACTGATGAATTACGTGCTCAATTTGCTCGAGCTAAGACACCGATCGTTTTAGCTGGTTCAGTTGATGCCAAAGAAGAAGTTGAGAGTGTTCATGTGGACTACGTGGCAGCTGTAGAAGAGGCGGTTTCTGATCTCTTGAATCACGGTAATAAACGTGTTGCCTTCATCTCAGGACCTTTACAAGATCCGATCAATGGTGAGTTCCGGCTCAAAGGTTATAAACAAGCTTTAGCAAAACATGGGATCGAATATGATCCAGAATTGATCTTTGAGACAGATTATAGTTACCGTTCAGGTGAAGTTTTATGGCCGGCCTTAGCGTCTGCTAAAGCCACAGCTGCTTATGTTGGGGATGATGAATTGGCTTGTGGCGTTTTGAATGGGGCTCAAGATGCTGGAGTTAGCGTACCACAAGAATTTGAGATCGTTACAAGTAATAATTCAAAATTGACTGAGATCGTTCGACCACAGCTTTCGTCGATCACGCAACCGTTATATGATATTGGAGCTGTTTCGATGCGTTTCTTGACAAAGATGATGAATAAAGAAGACATGTCCGAAGACAAGAAAACGATCGAACTTCCATATGGCTACATCAAGCGCGCTTCGACAAAATAA
- the rbsK gene encoding ribokinase, with the protein MVNRVTVLGSLNVDHIMQIKRLPLPGETMTMTDKQIAGGGKGSNQAIAAARSGARTAFIGKIGADEQGKLMRTYLEDAKIDTSSVTLADAETGQAFILLQENGENSILVLGGANQALTATDIEAAKPKIKDSDFLITQFETPIEQAIKAFAYAKENGVVTILNPAPAKRVPKELLENVDLIVLNETETEILTGIKVVEEDTWRAAAEKLAKLGVQNTIITLGSKGAYYKTSEAEGFIKAFKVTAVDTTAAGDTFLGALSSQLDRDLTNIAEAIVFASMASALAVQKIGAIPSIPRLETVNEALGSATDY; encoded by the coding sequence ATGGTAAATAGAGTAACAGTTCTAGGGAGCCTAAATGTCGATCATATTATGCAGATCAAACGTCTACCATTACCAGGTGAAACGATGACGATGACTGATAAGCAGATCGCAGGTGGGGGTAAAGGATCTAACCAAGCGATCGCAGCTGCTCGTTCTGGTGCAAGAACAGCTTTTATCGGGAAAATAGGAGCTGATGAGCAAGGAAAGCTGATGCGTACTTATTTAGAAGATGCAAAGATCGATACAAGTAGTGTCACTTTGGCCGATGCTGAGACAGGACAAGCCTTTATTTTATTACAAGAAAATGGTGAGAATAGTATTTTAGTCTTGGGGGGAGCCAATCAAGCTTTGACTGCAACAGATATCGAAGCTGCTAAACCAAAGATCAAAGACTCTGATTTTTTGATCACACAATTTGAAACACCGATCGAGCAGGCGATCAAAGCCTTTGCTTATGCTAAAGAAAATGGTGTTGTGACGATCTTGAATCCAGCCCCAGCTAAACGGGTCCCAAAAGAACTTTTGGAAAATGTTGATCTGATCGTGTTAAATGAAACTGAAACTGAGATCTTGACAGGCATCAAAGTAGTGGAAGAAGATACATGGCGTGCAGCCGCTGAGAAATTAGCTAAATTAGGGGTCCAAAATACGATCATCACGCTTGGAAGTAAAGGGGCCTATTATAAGACGAGTGAGGCTGAAGGGTTTATTAAAGCTTTCAAAGTTACAGCTGTTGATACAACAGCTGCTGGCGATACTTTCTTAGGTGCGTTGAGTTCACAATTAGATCGAGATCTGACTAATATTGCTGAAGCGATCGTTTTTGCTAGTATGGCCTCTGCCTTAGCAGTTCAAAAGATCGGTGCTATCCCATCGATCCCAAGACTTGAAACAGTTAACGAAGCACTTGGTTCTGCAACAGATTACTAA
- a CDS encoding M24 family metallopeptidase has translation MSHLTTVQNWLEQNKFDIAYVSDWHNIQYFTGFGSDPIERTLALFIFPDKDPFIFAPALEVEAVKKAGWPYPVYGYLDHEDPYALIKKHILALTSAPKKWALEKNALTVERYEKLKTNFPEASFTGDISSLIEHEKLFKTPAEIEKLKVAGKWADVAFEVGFKALSTSRTEQDIVAEIEYEMKKNGIMHMSFDTIIQSGANAADPHGAPKADLIKPNALCLFDLGVEYAGYMSDASRTVAFGEVDQKSAEIYQVCLEAQLAAMAAARPGITAQELDKIARDIITKAGYGEYFIHRLGHGIGQSDHEFPSIMEGNELVLEPGMCFSIEPGIYIPQVAGVRIEDCVYITEDGCEAFTHTPKELLVLPVK, from the coding sequence ATGTCACATCTTACGACAGTTCAAAACTGGCTCGAACAAAATAAATTCGATATCGCTTATGTTAGCGATTGGCACAATATCCAATATTTTACTGGTTTTGGTAGTGATCCGATCGAACGGACTTTGGCACTTTTCATTTTCCCCGATAAAGATCCTTTTATCTTTGCCCCAGCTCTAGAAGTCGAAGCTGTTAAAAAAGCCGGATGGCCTTATCCTGTTTACGGCTACCTTGATCATGAGGACCCTTATGCTTTGATCAAAAAACATATCCTTGCTTTGACAAGTGCTCCTAAAAAATGGGCTTTAGAAAAAAATGCTCTCACAGTCGAACGCTATGAAAAGTTAAAGACCAATTTCCCAGAAGCTTCCTTTACAGGTGATATCTCCAGTTTGATCGAGCATGAAAAGCTCTTCAAAACGCCTGCCGAGATCGAAAAACTCAAAGTCGCTGGCAAATGGGCTGATGTAGCTTTTGAAGTTGGCTTTAAAGCACTCTCAACTTCACGTACAGAACAAGACATCGTGGCCGAGATCGAATATGAGATGAAGAAAAACGGGATCATGCATATGAGCTTTGATACGATCATTCAAAGTGGTGCCAATGCTGCCGATCCGCACGGTGCACCTAAAGCAGATCTGATCAAACCAAATGCCTTATGCTTATTTGATCTAGGAGTCGAATATGCTGGCTATATGTCTGACGCTTCACGGACTGTTGCTTTTGGTGAAGTTGATCAAAAATCAGCTGAGATCTATCAAGTTTGTCTTGAAGCACAACTTGCTGCTATGGCTGCCGCTCGTCCAGGGATCACTGCGCAAGAATTAGATAAGATCGCACGGGATATTATTACTAAAGCTGGTTATGGCGAATACTTCATCCATCGTTTAGGTCATGGGATCGGTCAAAGCGACCATGAATTTCCATCGATCATGGAAGGAAATGAACTTGTCTTAGAACCAGGCATGTGCTTCTCGATCGAACCAGGGATCTACATTCCACAAGTTGCTGGAGTACGGATCGAAGATTGTGTATATATCACTGAAGATGGTTGTGAAGCTTTCACCCACACACCAAAAGAACTTTTAGTTTTACCAGTGAAATAG
- a CDS encoding mechanosensitive ion channel family protein — MLFSSFLTTSQKSISSDVTKQVAKQTNILDNYIKNINWDNIITKILMTTISLVLISLLFLLLHSVGKKVIQRSFASAKNKDSHYSLGRLGTIYTLTQNIFHYCILFFYFYAVLSLLGIPVSTLLASAGIVSVALGLGAQGFVTDIVTGFFILLEQQFSVGDVVKINSITGTIHAVGLRTTQVVSDDGTLNFIPNRSITVVSNMSRNDMRAVIDIRLDPKKTNAEMKKVIEAVNQKISPTLPEIIKGPDILGVVDLGKGALVFRVIAYTKNGAQAKVQRTLLDQYLSALKQAGFEIPLSPLNLTSPTN, encoded by the coding sequence ATGTTATTTTCTTCATTTTTAACAACATCACAGAAAAGTATCTCCTCTGATGTTACTAAGCAAGTAGCTAAACAAACGAATATTTTAGATAATTACATAAAAAATATCAATTGGGACAACATTATTACTAAGATCCTCATGACAACGATCTCTTTAGTCTTGATCTCTTTACTCTTCTTGCTTTTGCATTCGGTCGGTAAAAAAGTTATCCAACGAAGCTTTGCCAGTGCTAAAAATAAAGATTCGCACTATTCACTCGGAAGATTAGGTACGATCTATACCTTGACCCAAAATATCTTCCACTATTGTATTTTGTTTTTTTACTTTTATGCTGTTCTTTCCCTTTTAGGGATCCCAGTTAGCACCCTTTTAGCAAGTGCTGGGATCGTCAGTGTCGCACTTGGTCTAGGAGCACAAGGATTTGTGACAGATATCGTAACTGGCTTTTTCATCTTGCTAGAACAACAATTTTCTGTCGGAGATGTCGTTAAGATCAACTCGATCACCGGTACGATCCATGCCGTCGGTCTACGAACTACCCAAGTCGTAAGTGATGATGGAACTTTAAATTTCATCCCTAATCGAAGTATCACAGTTGTCAGCAATATGTCTCGCAATGATATGCGCGCTGTGATCGACATTCGATTAGATCCTAAAAAAACAAATGCTGAGATGAAAAAAGTCATTGAAGCTGTCAATCAAAAGATCAGTCCGACTCTTCCTGAGATCATCAAAGGTCCTGATATTTTAGGTGTGGTCGATCTAGGAAAAGGAGCCCTTGTTTTTCGTGTCATCGCCTATACAAAAAATGGTGCCCAAGCTAAAGTCCAACGAACTCTTTTAGACCAATATCTCTCTGCTTTAAAGCAAGCTGGCTTTGAGATCCCACTCTCACCTCTTAATTTAACGTCACCAACTAATTAA
- a CDS encoding VanZ family protein, whose product MQKKKVIQNLCLGGSLLLLAILFVSSSMTYKQQTSVPFLEKYLTSRPLETFLSHISFDYAGKTISIQAVGYYRFVEFFIRKAAHFGTYFLLAAFTYLGLVGRLSSKKAFMSAFILAVAYASFDEFHQMLTGGRTPLVQDVLLDSCGALCGILVIKAILAYYQRRKNAMRALADKK is encoded by the coding sequence ATGCAAAAAAAGAAAGTGATTCAAAATTTATGTTTAGGCGGAAGTCTGTTATTGCTCGCGATCTTGTTTGTCAGTTCTTCGATGACCTATAAGCAACAAACTTCGGTCCCATTTTTAGAAAAATATTTGACAAGCCGTCCTTTGGAAACGTTTCTTTCACATATCTCGTTTGATTACGCTGGTAAAACGATCAGTATCCAAGCTGTTGGCTACTATAGATTTGTCGAATTTTTTATACGAAAAGCTGCTCATTTTGGAACTTATTTCTTACTAGCAGCATTTACTTATCTGGGACTTGTTGGACGTCTTAGTTCAAAAAAAGCGTTTATGAGTGCATTTATTTTAGCTGTGGCTTATGCAAGTTTTGATGAATTTCATCAGATGTTGACAGGCGGAAGAACGCCGTTAGTTCAGGATGTGCTCCTAGACTCTTGTGGGGCTTTATGTGGGATCTTAGTCATCAAAGCGATACTTGCGTATTATCAAAGACGGAAAAACGCAATGCGTGCGCTTGCAGATAAAAAGTAA
- the comGB gene encoding competence type IV pilus assembly protein ComGB has translation MNDRLQKVRSLKERNKLFLKDNKRWPLKQQAEFLSTLAELLAAGFSLKRSLDQLRVFFKHRGAEQVMDKLAAGSSFSVAMKEYLTPSLYCQLVIAEKHGQLEKSVTQLGRYLNLRIAQQEKLRAVLLYPFLLLSLLLFLLLGIKMWLVPEMLQFAPDKATGLVKLGFKSSRFILGGGVLIFSGYLLKTLYWLKHCAVLDRHSWYSCLPLVGKLYRQYCSYYMTFNLGLLIESGLEFQQICQLLQTFDKKTLLHQLGKLLAREVSHGNNFDDLISQYPFIPNELSAFFKKGKTKAELGTDLMTYAQLAYKRLLYLTDKMIAWVQPIFFIVIAMIIVGTYLALLLPMYSSLETLGAY, from the coding sequence TTGAACGATCGGTTGCAGAAGGTAAGATCACTAAAAGAACGAAACAAGCTTTTCTTGAAGGATAACAAGCGCTGGCCACTAAAACAACAAGCCGAATTTCTGAGCACTTTGGCTGAATTATTAGCTGCAGGTTTTTCTTTAAAACGTTCGTTAGATCAACTAAGAGTTTTCTTTAAACATCGAGGTGCTGAGCAAGTTATGGATAAATTAGCTGCAGGTAGCTCTTTTAGTGTGGCTATGAAGGAGTATTTGACGCCTAGCTTATATTGTCAATTAGTGATCGCAGAAAAACATGGTCAATTAGAAAAAAGCGTTACTCAGTTAGGGCGTTATTTGAATCTTCGGATCGCGCAACAAGAAAAGCTTCGAGCTGTTTTGCTCTATCCGTTCTTACTGTTAAGTCTTTTGCTTTTCTTATTACTTGGGATCAAAATGTGGCTAGTTCCAGAGATGCTACAATTTGCCCCTGATAAAGCAACTGGGCTGGTCAAGCTAGGATTTAAAAGTAGCAGATTTATTTTAGGTGGTGGGGTTCTTATTTTTAGTGGTTACCTTTTAAAGACGCTATATTGGCTCAAACACTGTGCGGTCTTGGATCGCCACAGCTGGTATAGTTGCTTACCGCTCGTAGGAAAACTTTATCGTCAATATTGTAGTTATTATATGACATTTAACTTAGGTCTCTTGATCGAAAGTGGGCTTGAATTTCAGCAGATCTGTCAGTTGTTGCAAACATTTGATAAAAAAACTTTATTACATCAATTAGGCAAACTCTTAGCTAGAGAGGTATCACATGGAAATAATTTTGATGACCTTATCTCACAGTATCCATTTATTCCAAATGAGCTGAGTGCTTTTTTTAAAAAAGGAAAAACAAAAGCAGAGTTGGGGACAGATCTGATGACTTATGCACAATTAGCTTATAAACGTTTGCTTTATTTGACAGATAAGATGATCGCTTGGGTCCAACCCATATTTTTTATCGTGATCGCGATGATCATAGTTGGGACCTATTTAGCCTTGTTACTTCCAATGTATTCTAGTTTAGAAACACTGGGCGCTTATTGA
- the comGA gene encoding competence type IV pilus ATPase ComGA, whose translation MRLADELLQQAFAKRAGDILLLPGGKDYIVKFFCQGTYQMITKLKKASAQQMIAYFKFQANMMLSEQRRPQLGALTVTLAGNEIFLRLSTVGDFLGRESLVIRLIYPLERATKNFLDLKQWSRLENVCQKKGLVLLAGPMGSGKTTTMYQLAKKLTDQQVMCIEDPVEIKDDSFLQLEVNEPAQMSYEILLKAALRHHPDIFIIGEIRDTQTAHIALTAALSGHLVLSTVHAMSATGILTRLEDLGLAKKDVLQVTQCFSYQRLLPLKDGTQAVLFDLIFKQEFKTVFRSEMTMTKEWRDELERSVAEGKITKRTKQAFLEG comes from the coding sequence ATGCGACTGGCAGATGAATTATTGCAACAAGCGTTTGCTAAACGGGCTGGAGATATTTTGCTCTTGCCAGGGGGAAAAGATTACATTGTCAAGTTTTTTTGTCAAGGCACCTATCAAATGATCACTAAGTTAAAAAAAGCTAGTGCACAGCAGATGATCGCGTATTTCAAATTTCAAGCAAATATGATGTTAAGTGAACAACGTCGCCCGCAGCTTGGTGCATTGACAGTGACTTTGGCGGGGAATGAGATTTTTTTACGTTTATCAACAGTCGGTGATTTTTTAGGAAGAGAGTCACTAGTGATCCGTTTGATCTACCCACTAGAGCGTGCAACTAAAAACTTTCTTGATCTGAAACAATGGTCACGGTTAGAGAATGTCTGTCAAAAAAAGGGGTTGGTCCTCTTAGCAGGACCGATGGGATCAGGTAAGACAACGACAATGTACCAACTAGCTAAAAAACTAACTGATCAACAAGTAATGTGCATTGAAGATCCAGTTGAGATCAAAGACGATTCTTTTTTGCAACTTGAAGTAAATGAGCCTGCACAGATGAGTTATGAAATACTGTTAAAGGCAGCCTTAAGACATCATCCCGACATCTTCATCATCGGCGAGATCCGTGATACACAAACGGCACATATTGCCTTGACGGCAGCTTTGAGTGGTCATTTAGTTTTAAGCACGGTCCATGCAATGAGTGCTACAGGGATCTTGACTCGTTTAGAAGATCTAGGGTTGGCGAAAAAAGATGTTTTACAAGTGACGCAATGCTTTAGTTATCAACGACTTTTACCCCTCAAAGATGGCACGCAAGCTGTTTTGTTTGATTTAATATTTAAACAAGAATTTAAAACAGTCTTTCGGAGTGAAATGACGATGACAAAAGAATGGAGGGATGAACTTGAACGATCGGTTGCAGAAGGTAAGATCACTAAAAGAACGAAACAAGCTTTTCTTGAAGGATAA
- a CDS encoding DUF948 domain-containing protein: protein MTITFGQIAGLIAALAFLILVVFICAVLKQLVTTVKEMNSSIQALTKDASSIAGNVDQLLEKTNVLMDDINHKSTELDPLFRTAAELSESVSDLNTASRSMAEKITRSTENAAKASLALRFGKMAAGFYQRHKDKRK, encoded by the coding sequence ATGACGATAACCTTTGGGCAGATCGCTGGGTTGATCGCAGCTTTAGCATTTTTGATCTTGGTCGTGTTCATTTGCGCTGTTCTAAAACAATTAGTAACAACGGTCAAGGAGATGAACAGTAGTATCCAAGCTTTGACCAAAGATGCCTCAAGTATTGCAGGCAATGTGGATCAATTACTTGAAAAAACGAATGTTTTGATGGATGATATCAATCACAAATCGACTGAACTTGATCCGTTGTTTAGGACAGCGGCTGAATTAAGTGAAAGTGTCTCTGATCTTAATACTGCTAGCCGTTCAATGGCTGAAAAGATCACGCGTTCCACTGAAAATGCTGCTAAAGCAAGTCTTGCTTTACGCTTTGGAAAGATGGCAGCTGGTTTTTACCAACGTCATAAAGATAAACGAAAATAG